From the genome of Virgibacillus proomii, one region includes:
- a CDS encoding GntR family transcriptional regulator, whose protein sequence is MTSKKFYPEKGLAFSSSMGERLVTELRMRIISQDIQKETVLSENQLAKEYQVSRSPVREALKVLEKEQLIRLERMGATVIGISETDIEEIYDIRLMIESFVVQRLLNSENDALLNELNKILEMMKIAIKYKDIDEFSLKDIEFHETIIKSIHHRQIMMVWTHLRPVMECLIILSMRYRSQVNYQDFNRILKNHELIIEALAQKEKTLIKEAFFKNFHDVQNKAEDLWTDPEMMKKAREFNGS, encoded by the coding sequence ATGACATCTAAAAAATTCTACCCTGAAAAAGGCTTAGCTTTTTCTTCATCAATGGGAGAGCGACTCGTTACCGAATTAAGAATGAGAATTATTTCTCAAGATATCCAAAAAGAAACCGTTTTATCAGAAAATCAATTAGCAAAAGAATATCAAGTAAGTAGATCCCCTGTAAGGGAGGCCCTAAAAGTGTTAGAAAAAGAACAGTTAATTCGCTTAGAAAGAATGGGAGCAACAGTGATTGGCATTTCAGAAACGGATATTGAAGAAATTTATGATATTCGATTAATGATTGAATCCTTTGTTGTTCAGCGTTTATTAAATTCAGAAAACGATGCATTACTAAACGAACTAAATAAAATTCTGGAAATGATGAAAATAGCGATAAAGTATAAAGATATTGATGAATTTTCTTTAAAAGATATAGAATTTCATGAAACCATTATTAAATCTATTCATCATAGGCAAATTATGATGGTATGGACACATTTAAGACCTGTCATGGAGTGTCTGATTATTTTATCGATGCGATATAGAAGCCAAGTAAACTATCAAGACTTTAATCGTATTCTTAAAAATCACGAACTTATTATTGAAGCCCTGGCACAGAAAGAAAAAACGCTTATCAAAGAAGCTTTTTTTAAAAACTTTCATGATGTTCAAAACAAAGCAGAAGATTTATGGACTGACCCAGAGATGATGAAAAAAGCGAGGGAATTTAATGGATCGTAA
- a CDS encoding bile acid:sodium symporter family protein has product MQSFVKFSHFIGKTFALWVLLVAVVAFLIPEQFLWISKYISILLGIVMFGMGMTLSLADFSEVVRHPKSVVIGVVSQFLLMPLIAYGLAKGLNLPPEIAIGVILVGACPGGTASNVMTFLAKGNTALSVAITTVSTLLAPLLTPAIIYFLAREWLEVSASSMFMSVIKIVLLPIILGLIVQLFLKEQAKKTVDLLPLVSVVAIVLIMAAVVAGSKEKIVESGLLIFAVVILHNGFGYLIGFFIAKLFKLPYNDQKAISIEVGMQNSGLGAALAAAHFNPIAAVPSAIFSFWHNISGPLLATYWTQKTKK; this is encoded by the coding sequence ATGCAATCATTCGTCAAATTCAGTCATTTTATTGGGAAAACTTTTGCCCTTTGGGTACTTCTTGTGGCAGTTGTCGCATTTCTCATCCCAGAGCAATTTTTATGGATTAGCAAGTACATATCCATTCTGCTTGGGATTGTCATGTTTGGTATGGGGATGACATTGTCTTTAGCAGACTTCAGTGAAGTAGTTCGACATCCAAAGAGTGTAGTTATTGGTGTTGTTTCACAATTTTTATTAATGCCACTCATCGCGTACGGTTTAGCAAAAGGTTTAAACTTGCCGCCTGAAATTGCGATTGGTGTCATTCTTGTTGGTGCATGTCCAGGTGGGACTGCTTCTAATGTCATGACATTTCTGGCAAAGGGTAATACAGCGCTTTCCGTAGCTATTACAACTGTATCGACATTACTTGCTCCCTTGTTGACGCCTGCTATTATCTATTTCTTGGCAAGGGAATGGCTGGAAGTGTCGGCATCTAGTATGTTCATGTCTGTTATAAAAATTGTTTTGTTGCCAATTATTCTTGGTTTAATTGTCCAACTATTCTTAAAAGAACAAGCGAAGAAAACGGTCGATTTGCTGCCTCTTGTTTCTGTAGTGGCTATCGTGCTTATCATGGCAGCGGTTGTCGCAGGAAGTAAAGAGAAAATTGTCGAGTCGGGCTTACTAATTTTTGCGGTCGTTATTTTACATAATGGTTTCGGGTATTTGATCGGGTTTTTCATCGCAAAACTGTTTAAGCTTCCCTATAATGATCAAAAAGCGATTTCCATTGAAGTTGGAATGCAGAACTCCGGATTAGGTGCAGCATTAGCGGCTGCTCATTTTAATCCGATTGCAGCAGTACCTAGCGCTATTTTTAGTTTTTGGCATAATATTTCCGGCCCGTTATTAGCCACGTATTGGACGCAAAAAACGAAAAAATAA
- a CDS encoding DUF7878 domain-containing protein — protein MSHLINQFTMDFTFTTDKSMIEKKKKDYANVYRIDGELKLEVNGEVFFQEDIAILEFYLQLKKWFSKKVNNSFYYHTLEVEDDENPIIKFVAAGDNYYLSSPWSQGKLVYIIEASLLEKTVESFVENFSEKLDNHFSLKTKWFE, from the coding sequence ATGAGTCACTTAATCAATCAATTTACGATGGATTTTACGTTTACAACTGATAAATCAATGATTGAAAAGAAAAAGAAAGACTATGCTAATGTTTACCGAATAGATGGTGAATTAAAGCTAGAAGTTAATGGAGAAGTGTTTTTTCAAGAAGATATAGCGATATTAGAGTTTTATTTACAGTTGAAAAAGTGGTTCAGCAAAAAAGTTAATAATAGCTTTTATTATCATACTTTAGAGGTAGAGGATGATGAAAATCCAATCATAAAATTTGTCGCAGCGGGGGACAATTATTATCTTTCTTCCCCTTGGAGCCAAGGAAAGCTTGTTTATATAATCGAAGCAAGCCTATTAGAGAAAACTGTAGAAAGTTTTGTGGAAAATTTTTCCGAAAAATTAGATAATCATTTTAGCTTGAAAACAAAATGGTTTGAATAG
- a CDS encoding PTS sugar transporter subunit IIB, which yields MKKLLIMCGTGVATSTVVTGKIKDWLKENNLENTVKLFQSKISDEINSIDNYDVVISTTIVPDHLKSKVINGVPLLTGVGKEDVFIQLKEKLTN from the coding sequence ATGAAAAAATTATTAATTATGTGTGGAACAGGAGTTGCAACATCAACTGTCGTTACAGGCAAAATAAAAGATTGGCTTAAGGAAAACAATTTGGAAAATACAGTGAAGTTATTCCAAAGCAAAATTTCAGATGAAATAAATAGTATTGACAATTATGATGTAGTTATTAGTACAACCATTGTGCCTGATCATCTTAAAAGTAAGGTGATTAATGGGGTCCCTTTATTAACCGGGGTCGGCAAAGAGGACGTTTTTATTCAACTTAAAGAAAAGTTAACAAATTAA
- a CDS encoding DUF2711 family protein → MTNIIPEPHRYAVCAPEDTSIKKFYQGVYEKTFLFFHPFIKPKRTGSEEISFRDFPDKNEIKDTFEVVTWERFLSLSGITNVKQLDIGLRSSISGLTNSAKDDEMANLIRRVCIKYNLLQPGEGQLPDILINSLFNSINQLGYDWIWCGDQFCTERRLEKISDLINSRNRFSEYRNFFTHHNELLVTTHWDNHYSMLCSSKKIIEAIVTASNLEGFHCDDKTEMYWSLQ, encoded by the coding sequence ATGACAAACATCATACCAGAACCACATCGTTATGCCGTGTGTGCCCCGGAAGACACTTCGATAAAAAAGTTTTATCAAGGAGTGTATGAAAAAACTTTTCTTTTTTTTCATCCATTTATAAAACCGAAACGAACTGGAAGTGAGGAGATTAGTTTCCGCGATTTTCCAGATAAAAATGAAATAAAAGATACATTTGAAGTGGTCACGTGGGAAAGATTTTTAAGCTTATCAGGTATTACAAATGTTAAGCAGCTTGATATCGGACTGCGGTCGAGCATTTCTGGTTTAACAAATAGCGCCAAGGATGACGAGATGGCTAATCTTATTCGCAGAGTCTGTATAAAGTATAATTTGTTGCAGCCAGGTGAGGGCCAACTTCCTGACATACTAATAAATAGTCTATTTAATAGTATAAATCAGCTTGGTTATGACTGGATATGGTGTGGAGATCAGTTTTGTACGGAACGTAGACTGGAGAAGATTTCAGATTTAATCAACAGCCGTAATCGATTTAGTGAGTATAGAAACTTTTTCACCCATCATAATGAGCTTCTCGTTACTACCCATTGGGATAACCATTATTCTATGCTTTGTTCCAGTAAAAAAATAATTGAAGCCATCGTTACTGCCAGTAATTTGGAAGGATTTCATTGTGATGATAAAACAGAAATGTACTGGAGCTTGCAATAG
- a CDS encoding YjbQ family protein, with the protein MPRCLSEGQYYHPGPEHTKFGIELPKEEMSTEGTDLVPDKRSLLNTEAHIKGTLIGSSETFIIEDSELQIGKVGYIYFVDWDQNRERNRQCKVQVLGE; encoded by the coding sequence GTGCCTAGATGCCTTTCGGAAGGACAGTATTATCATCCGGGACCTGAGCATACAAAATTCGGAATAGAACTGCCAAAAGAAGAAATGAGCACTGAGGGCACAGATTTAGTCCCGGATAAACGGTCGTTATTAAATACAGAGGCTCATATAAAAGGTACACTGATTGGCTCTAGTGAGACGTTTATTATTGAGGATTCAGAACTGCAAATTGGAAAAGTAGGTTACATTTATTTTGTAGATTGGGATCAGAATCGAGAAAGAAATAGACAATGCAAAGTGCAAGTTCTTGGGGAATAA
- the gntK gene encoding gluconokinase: MDRNKYMIGVDIGTTSTKAVLFRETGEIISQDNNGYELYTPDVSTAEQDPEEIFQAVLLSITNVMQHSQIDPKDLSFISFSSAMHSVIAIDEKDKPLTRCITWADNRSSEWAKKIKDKHNGHEIYLKTGTPIHPMSPLCKIAWMEHEKPNIARKTKKYIGIKEYVFYKFFNEYVVDYSIASAMGLMNLQLLAWEESALEIANITEEKLSRLVSTKESFTGCHLEFAQEMGILENTRFVIGASDGVLSNIGVNAIKEGDVAVTIGTSGAIRTVIPQPRTDSKGRIFCYALTEDHWVIGGPVNNGGLVLRWIRDELAASEIETAKRLGIDPYDVLTRIAERVNPGANGLLFHPYLTGERAPLWDSDVRGSFIGLTLNHKKEHMIRAALEGVIFNLYTVFLALTEVMDTPATSIKATGGFSRSKVWRQMMADIFDHDVIIPESYESSCLGACLLGLYAEKKIDSFEVFNDLIGTTYTHQPNPENKNVYRELIPIFINISRRLESEYQKLAAFQKKEKQ; encoded by the coding sequence ATGGATCGTAATAAATATATGATTGGCGTAGATATAGGAACGACTAGTACAAAAGCGGTTCTTTTTCGTGAAACGGGTGAAATTATAAGCCAGGACAACAACGGCTATGAGTTATACACGCCTGATGTTTCAACCGCGGAACAAGACCCTGAAGAAATATTCCAAGCAGTTCTTCTATCCATTACCAATGTAATGCAACATTCACAAATAGACCCTAAGGATTTATCCTTTATCTCTTTTAGCAGTGCGATGCACAGTGTTATTGCAATAGATGAAAAGGACAAGCCATTAACTCGCTGTATCACTTGGGCTGATAATAGAAGCTCTGAATGGGCTAAAAAAATAAAAGATAAACATAATGGACACGAGATTTATTTAAAAACAGGGACGCCCATCCACCCTATGTCCCCACTTTGTAAAATAGCTTGGATGGAACATGAAAAACCAAATATTGCGCGAAAAACCAAAAAGTACATCGGTATTAAAGAATACGTTTTTTACAAATTTTTCAATGAATATGTTGTTGACTACTCAATAGCCTCCGCTATGGGATTGATGAATCTTCAATTATTGGCATGGGAAGAGAGCGCCCTAGAAATTGCGAATATTACAGAAGAAAAATTATCACGTCTCGTTTCAACAAAAGAATCATTTACAGGTTGCCATCTTGAATTTGCCCAAGAAATGGGGATTTTGGAAAACACACGCTTTGTCATAGGAGCTAGTGACGGTGTACTCTCAAATATTGGAGTAAACGCGATAAAAGAGGGGGACGTTGCTGTCACGATAGGAACAAGTGGTGCCATCCGGACTGTTATCCCTCAACCAAGAACAGATTCAAAAGGGCGAATCTTTTGTTACGCCTTAACAGAGGATCATTGGGTTATTGGTGGTCCAGTAAACAATGGGGGTTTGGTGTTACGCTGGATACGTGATGAACTTGCAGCAAGTGAAATTGAAACTGCAAAGCGTCTAGGAATTGACCCATATGACGTTTTAACTCGAATTGCAGAACGCGTTAATCCTGGTGCCAATGGACTTCTGTTCCACCCCTATTTAACGGGTGAAAGAGCACCTCTATGGGATTCAGATGTTCGAGGTTCTTTTATTGGACTCACTTTAAATCATAAAAAGGAGCATATGATTCGGGCTGCTCTAGAAGGCGTTATTTTTAACTTATATACGGTGTTCTTAGCTTTAACAGAAGTGATGGATACACCTGCCACCTCCATTAAAGCAACAGGTGGATTCTCGCGTTCTAAAGTATGGCGACAAATGATGGCTGATATTTTTGATCATGACGTTATTATTCCCGAAAGCTATGAATCCTCATGTTTAGGCGCTTGTCTTTTAGGGTTATATGCTGAGAAAAAAATAGACTCTTTTGAAGTCTTCAACGATCTTATTGGTACTACTTATACACATCAACCAAATCCCGAAAATAAAAACGTTTACAGAGAGCTGATTCCTATTTTTATCAACATATCAAGACGATTAGAATCAGAATACCAAAAACTCGCTGCCTTTCAAAAAAAAGAAAAACAATAA
- a CDS encoding pyridoxal-phosphate dependent enzyme gives MSFSQPIGVQAFKNIARECYTQLNNQIPAKVIVPTSRGDLIWGIYEGFKELKQSNLIDDIPKMLAVEPFQRISKVLEGQPYTSIFDGTTELTSINGQTVTFQAIQAVKESNGTAIVVSDQEAQVAQKLASRRGIHLELSSAAAIAAAKKIDSSLNEEKGTIMAIATSSNFLPV, from the coding sequence ATTTCTTTCAGTCAACCAATTGGTGTTCAAGCCTTTAAGAATATTGCTCGTGAGTGTTATACCCAACTTAATAATCAAATACCAGCGAAAGTGATTGTGCCTACTTCTAGGGGAGACTTGATATGGGGAATTTATGAGGGATTTAAAGAACTGAAGCAAAGTAATCTTATTGATGATATACCTAAAATGCTTGCCGTCGAACCATTTCAAAGAATCAGTAAAGTATTAGAGGGACAACCATATACGAGTATATTCGATGGGACTACTGAACTTACTTCAATCAATGGTCAAACCGTTACCTTCCAAGCGATTCAAGCAGTTAAAGAAAGTAATGGAACTGCTATTGTTGTTTCTGACCAAGAAGCTCAAGTTGCTCAAAAATTAGCTAGTCGAAGAGGAATTCATTTAGAGTTATCATCAGCTGCTGCTATTGCTGCAGCTAAAAAAATAGATAGTTCATTAAACGAAGAGAAAGGTACGATTATGGCAATTGCTACCTCTTCTAACTTTCTTCCTGTCTAA
- a CDS encoding triose-phosphate isomerase, producing MINYNFKKPVFIVNPKSYLYGDDLLKLAKISNRLAEKYDIDILFTGQLVDLPKIIENTNHLIITAQHMDHLTPGRGMGHVLPDALKNIGVKAVVLNHAENPLTLSSLDKTIRRADELGLITIVCADTVQQCKAVAELEPNMIICEPTSLIGTGTTSESSYREETTSAIKHVNSDILVLQAAGVSTGEDVRQVIREGADGTGGTSGIIKAPDWEAKXGA from the coding sequence ATGATTAACTACAATTTTAAAAAACCGGTTTTTATTGTAAATCCTAAATCATATCTTTACGGAGATGATTTATTAAAGCTAGCTAAGATTTCTAATAGATTGGCAGAAAAATATGATATTGACATACTATTTACAGGGCAATTAGTGGATCTGCCAAAGATAATAGAGAATACAAATCATTTAATCATTACCGCTCAACATATGGATCATTTAACACCGGGAAGAGGTATGGGTCATGTTCTTCCGGATGCTTTAAAAAATATCGGCGTGAAAGCTGTAGTTTTAAATCATGCAGAAAATCCGTTAACTTTATCCAGCCTAGATAAAACAATACGAAGAGCTGATGAATTGGGACTTATTACAATTGTTTGTGCTGACACGGTACAACAATGTAAGGCAGTTGCAGAGTTAGAGCCTAATATGATTATTTGTGAACCAACCAGTTTAATTGGAACCGGTACTACGAGTGAATCGTCTTATCGAGAAGAAACAACATCTGCAATCAAACATGTGAATTCAGATATCCTGGTTCTTCAGGCAGCAGGTGTAAGTACCGGAGAAGATGTCAGACAAGTTATTCGAGAAGGTGCGGATGGTACTGGTGGAACAAGTGGAATTATTAAGGCTCCTGATTGGGAAGCAAAANTTGGTGCCTAG
- a CDS encoding gluconate:H+ symporter — MSFTDNLFPLLIVALGVIVLLFLIMKLHLNTFISLVVVAFLVALALGMPLNEIVSSIKAGMGGTLGSIALIFGFGAILGKLVSDAGGAQRIAMTLIHRFGEKNISWAVVIASFIIGIALFFEVGLVLLIPIIYQIAKQLRVSILYLGIPMAASLSVTHGFLPPHPGPTVIAQQYEANIGMVLLYGLIIAIPTVMIAGPLFTSLAKKLVPDAFLKTGSVDSVGEVKDFKLEETPGFGISVMTALFPVILMAIATIIQLLQDIWKLSDNILFDIIQLIGEPTTALLISVLIAVYTMGIARRIPMKQVMNSAEESIRSIGMMLLIIGGGGVFKQVLIDGGVGDAVANIFSDSSISPILLAWMIAAVLRIALGSATVAALTTAGLVIPLMQGSDVNLALMVLSTGAGSLIASHVNDAGFWMFKEFFGLTMKETFSTWTLLETIISILGLGFILLLSIFV, encoded by the coding sequence ATGTCATTTACAGATAACTTATTCCCTTTACTTATTGTTGCCTTAGGAGTCATTGTCTTATTGTTTTTAATTATGAAGTTACATTTGAACACCTTTATTTCATTAGTAGTCGTAGCATTTTTAGTTGCTTTAGCTTTAGGCATGCCACTTAATGAAATTGTATCTTCAATTAAAGCTGGTATGGGGGGGACATTGGGCAGTATTGCATTAATTTTTGGTTTTGGCGCTATTTTAGGAAAATTAGTTTCAGATGCTGGTGGTGCTCAGCGAATAGCAATGACATTGATTCATAGATTCGGTGAAAAGAATATTTCATGGGCTGTTGTCATTGCCTCATTTATTATTGGTATTGCTTTGTTTTTTGAGGTCGGACTCGTTTTACTTATTCCAATTATTTATCAAATTGCCAAGCAATTAAGAGTGTCTATTTTATATTTAGGTATACCAATGGCTGCTTCGTTATCAGTCACTCACGGTTTCTTACCACCACATCCAGGACCAACTGTCATTGCCCAGCAGTATGAAGCAAATATTGGAATGGTTTTATTATATGGACTTATCATTGCAATTCCTACTGTAATGATTGCTGGTCCTTTATTTACTAGCTTAGCGAAAAAGTTAGTCCCAGATGCTTTTTTAAAAACTGGAAGTGTTGATTCTGTAGGCGAAGTTAAGGATTTTAAACTAGAGGAAACACCTGGTTTTGGTATCAGTGTAATGACGGCTTTATTTCCAGTCATTTTAATGGCAATAGCAACAATCATCCAGCTCTTACAAGATATATGGAAACTTTCGGACAATATCCTTTTTGATATCATCCAATTAATCGGTGAACCTACAACAGCTCTACTAATCTCCGTTTTGATTGCGGTATATACGATGGGAATTGCGAGACGTATTCCAATGAAACAAGTTATGAATTCAGCTGAGGAATCGATTCGTTCTATCGGTATGATGCTCCTTATCATTGGTGGGGGCGGTGTATTTAAGCAGGTTTTAATTGATGGGGGAGTAGGAGATGCTGTCGCCAACATTTTTTCAGATAGTAGCATTTCACCAATCCTATTAGCTTGGATGATTGCCGCTGTTTTAAGGATTGCATTGGGCTCAGCAACTGTTGCTGCATTAACAACCGCTGGTTTAGTTATCCCATTAATGCAAGGGTCTGATGTTAATCTTGCTTTGATGGTTCTTTCTACTGGTGCAGGAAGTCTTATTGCCTCCCATGTTAATGATGCTGGTTTCTGGATGTTTAAAGAATTCTTTGGTTTAACAATGAAAGAAACATTTTCAACTTGGACATTACTAGAAACGATTATCTCTATTTTAGGTCTTGGATTTATCTTGCTTTTAAGTATTTTTGTTTAA
- a CDS encoding iron-containing alcohol dehydrogenase yields the protein MTMLNFHYYNPANIYFGKGQESQVGELIDLESHSKNVLVLYSGDYIFDLGIYDTIEKELNKKKITIFKNGEVVPNPEISLIRHLVSLVKENQIDFILAVGGGSVIDTAKAVSFGALYEEDVWDFFIGKAQVEKALPIGVISTVASSGSEMSNATIVSNGEHKLGVETNLIIPKFSILNPEFTLKLPKYHTGVGVSDILTHLLERYFTRVENVNLTDFLLEGAIKSLLISGNQLMAQLDNYNLRAEVMWTAVMAHNNSLELGREPDWASHRIEHEISGQYGITHGEGMAIVFPAWMQYVSQFHPAIFVKYGVRVFNLDPFAYSEEEIIQLSIAKTREFFTNMGMKSRLSEFEIDDTHFIKMANRATKDDTQPVGHLKKLSAEDIVKILKLAL from the coding sequence ATGACTATGCTAAATTTTCATTACTATAATCCAGCAAATATTTATTTTGGAAAAGGGCAAGAAAGTCAGGTAGGAGAACTTATCGATTTAGAGAGTCATTCAAAAAATGTTTTAGTACTCTATAGCGGTGACTATATCTTTGATTTGGGAATTTACGATACGATTGAAAAAGAGCTAAATAAAAAGAAAATTACCATTTTCAAAAATGGAGAAGTTGTACCTAACCCTGAGATTTCCTTAATCCGTCACTTAGTTTCTCTTGTAAAAGAAAACCAAATTGATTTTATTTTAGCTGTAGGGGGCGGTAGTGTTATTGATACAGCTAAAGCCGTATCCTTTGGTGCACTGTACGAAGAAGACGTATGGGATTTCTTCATTGGTAAAGCTCAAGTAGAAAAAGCTTTACCCATTGGCGTTATATCTACTGTTGCCTCTTCTGGATCTGAAATGTCAAACGCAACTATCGTCTCTAATGGAGAACATAAATTAGGAGTGGAAACTAATTTAATTATTCCTAAATTTTCCATACTCAATCCGGAATTTACATTAAAACTGCCCAAGTATCATACAGGCGTAGGAGTATCCGATATTTTAACCCACCTGTTGGAGCGCTATTTCACTCGTGTTGAGAACGTTAATTTAACGGACTTTCTTCTTGAAGGTGCAATTAAATCACTCTTAATTAGTGGGAATCAATTAATGGCACAACTTGATAATTATAATTTAAGAGCTGAAGTTATGTGGACAGCAGTGATGGCTCATAACAATAGTTTAGAACTAGGACGTGAGCCAGACTGGGCTTCACATCGAATTGAACATGAAATTAGCGGACAGTATGGAATTACTCACGGTGAAGGAATGGCGATTGTCTTTCCAGCATGGATGCAATATGTAAGTCAATTTCACCCAGCTATTTTTGTTAAGTATGGAGTTCGAGTTTTTAATCTTGATCCTTTTGCCTATTCGGAGGAGGAAATTATTCAATTAAGCATTGCAAAAACACGTGAATTCTTTACGAACATGGGCATGAAGTCGCGCCTATCTGAATTTGAAATCGATGATACTCACTTTATAAAGATGGCTAATCGAGCAACTAAAGATGACACCCAACCAGTTGGCCACCTGAAAAAATTAAGCGCTGAAGATATTGTAAAGATTTTAAAACTAGCATTATAA
- a CDS encoding DeoR/GlpR family DNA-binding transcription regulator — protein MKYDRLQEILRQLNNTGSVKVTDLSKKLNVTEETIRKDLATLEKEKKLKRVRGGAYLPNTFDKEVPVLLRETMFKEEKQIMAKKCLKFIEDGDSIALDSSTTALSIATLLKMTTLQITVISNSLDIANVLKDHKTIKLIIIGGNFRNVSHSFIGVNAQANISRYLIDKAFISSSGISLNIGPTDYSEDESLVRKQFLLQSQRNYLVVDHTKFDFRTIHLIDDFSHISTVITDKKPSGEWIDFFKNSKIQLIY, from the coding sequence ATGAAATATGATAGATTACAAGAAATTTTAAGACAACTTAATAATACAGGTAGCGTAAAAGTGACGGATTTGAGTAAAAAGTTAAATGTAACAGAAGAAACTATCCGTAAAGATTTAGCAACATTAGAGAAAGAAAAAAAACTAAAGCGAGTACGTGGAGGAGCCTATCTGCCAAATACTTTTGATAAAGAAGTCCCTGTTCTACTAAGGGAGACAATGTTTAAAGAAGAAAAACAAATTATGGCTAAAAAATGCTTAAAGTTTATTGAAGATGGGGACTCTATCGCTTTAGACAGTTCAACTACAGCACTTTCGATTGCAACTCTATTAAAAATGACTACACTACAAATTACCGTCATTTCAAATTCTTTAGATATAGCCAACGTCTTAAAGGATCATAAAACCATTAAACTGATTATTATTGGAGGAAACTTTAGGAATGTATCGCATTCTTTTATTGGGGTGAACGCTCAAGCAAATATTTCAAGATACTTAATTGATAAAGCATTCATTAGTAGTTCAGGTATTAGCCTAAATATTGGGCCGACGGATTATAGTGAAGATGAATCGCTTGTTAGAAAACAATTCTTGCTACAATCCCAGAGAAATTATTTAGTGGTTGATCATACGAAATTTGATTTTAGAACCATTCATTTAATTGATGATTTTTCACACATTTCAACGGTTATTACAGATAAAAAACCATCTGGTGAATGGATCGATTTCTTTAAAAACAGTAAAATTCAATTAATATATTAA
- a CDS encoding class II fructose-bisphosphate aldolase — translation MLVTLKEILEIAEKRDCGVAAINTPTFESLVAAIRVAEKNNAPIIIQHAQSHEYINQIEMIGPAMIALAKNASIPVCAHVDHGESIEYLEKGLKLGFTSIMYDGSRLTYEENVKNTKKAVELAHKFGASVEGELGMMAGNELGEDSPDDNEESYYTDPQLAHQFVKETNIDALAASFGTVHGFYKRQPKLDYELIKEIAELTKLPLVMHGGSGLSPEEYKRSIKNGIRKINYYTYGAKAGADATKDFIKNNKAVLFSEISRVAQDAMEKDFQHIIDIFY, via the coding sequence ATGCTAGTTACGTTAAAAGAAATTTTGGAGATCGCGGAAAAAAGAGATTGTGGAGTTGCAGCAATAAATACACCCACATTTGAAAGTCTAGTTGCTGCCATAAGGGTAGCCGAAAAAAATAATGCTCCGATAATTATTCAACATGCACAAAGCCATGAATATATTAACCAAATAGAAATGATCGGACCAGCTATGATTGCCTTGGCCAAAAATGCAAGTATACCGGTATGTGCACATGTTGATCATGGTGAATCCATAGAGTATCTGGAGAAAGGTTTAAAGCTTGGATTTACATCCATCATGTATGACGGATCGAGACTAACATATGAGGAGAATGTTAAAAACACGAAAAAGGCGGTAGAACTAGCTCATAAATTTGGTGCAAGCGTGGAAGGCGAACTAGGTATGATGGCAGGAAATGAGCTGGGGGAAGATTCACCAGATGATAACGAAGAAAGTTATTATACGGACCCACAATTAGCCCATCAATTTGTAAAAGAGACAAATATAGACGCATTGGCAGCTTCTTTTGGTACAGTTCATGGATTTTATAAAAGGCAACCAAAATTAGATTATGAATTAATAAAGGAGATTGCTGAACTAACAAAATTACCATTGGTCATGCATGGGGGCTCAGGCCTAAGCCCGGAAGAATATAAACGATCGATTAAAAACGGCATAAGAAAAATTAATTATTATACGTACGGCGCTAAAGCTGGTGCAGATGCCACTAAGGACTTTATCAAGAATAATAAGGCAGTTTTATTTTCTGAAATATCACGTGTGGCACAAGATGCTATGGAAAAGGATTTTCAACACATCATAGATATTTTTTATTAA